From Novosphingobium sp. MMS21-SN21R, the proteins below share one genomic window:
- a CDS encoding zinc-binding dehydrogenase, with protein MKAAIIAPDGSFTLAEHAAPQGAAGAQLITVTAAGIGPTDLMRAKGFFFPVTGPYVPGGEGVGTLADGTRVYFGHSIAPFGAMAEQTLVADAEVWPFPAQLADDQVIALAISGTGALIPMEEARIQAADNVLILGATGPVGQIALQLARAMGAGHVVAAARSADKLAALKARGWADDTVQLGNGDDEAALKAASNGGFDVVLDVIYGPPAEAAMRATRPGARMMSIGVQAGQTVTLSLRDLVFRSHIGVGTGQRPAAERRAAFDRLMTMAASGALVVDTAVYPFEQADQAWTAQAGSPHAKIVIQR; from the coding sequence ATGAAAGCCGCAATCATCGCGCCCGATGGCAGCTTCACGCTTGCCGAACACGCAGCGCCGCAAGGCGCCGCAGGCGCACAGCTTATCACCGTCACCGCCGCCGGGATCGGCCCGACCGACCTGATGCGGGCGAAGGGATTTTTCTTTCCGGTGACCGGTCCATATGTCCCCGGCGGTGAAGGCGTCGGCACTCTGGCGGATGGCACGCGCGTCTACTTCGGCCACAGCATCGCACCCTTCGGTGCGATGGCAGAGCAGACGCTGGTCGCTGACGCCGAAGTCTGGCCCTTCCCCGCGCAACTGGCGGACGATCAGGTCATCGCGCTCGCCATTTCAGGCACCGGCGCGCTCATTCCGATGGAAGAGGCGCGCATTCAGGCGGCCGACAACGTTCTTATCCTTGGCGCCACTGGCCCGGTGGGGCAGATCGCGCTGCAACTCGCACGCGCGATGGGCGCAGGCCATGTCGTTGCGGCAGCACGCAGCGCTGACAAACTCGCCGCACTCAAGGCGCGCGGCTGGGCTGATGACACGGTGCAACTCGGCAATGGCGACGATGAAGCAGCGCTCAAGGCCGCGTCCAATGGCGGCTTCGATGTCGTGCTTGATGTGATCTACGGACCCCCGGCAGAGGCCGCAATGCGCGCCACCCGCCCCGGCGCACGGATGATGAGCATCGGCGTGCAGGCGGGCCAGACGGTCACGCTCTCGTTGCGCGATCTGGTGTTCCGCAGCCACATCGGCGTTGGCACAGGGCAGCGCCCCGCCGCCGAACGCCGCGCCGCATTCGACCGATTGATGACCATGGCCGCAAGTGGCGCGCTGGTTGTGGACACCGCCGTCTATCCGTTCGAACAGGCGGATCAGGCGTGGACCGCGCAAGCGGGCAGCCCGCATGCCAAGATCGTGATCCAGCGCTGA
- a CDS encoding acyl-CoA dehydrogenase family protein, which yields MATVAKLNVNDAGGFASKEVADGFVELAKSLRPLLQSEAPAGEKLRAPTPAVDKALKENGLLQLLVPKRLGGHGLSPTDFCRVQIEIAKGDPAVSWVMQIINGTSWITSLAPDGVQDAVFGDGPQPVCGAYNPPGKARKVDGGWIINGKWPYMSGSRQSTWAQQGVVLEDYDGPVVPGINMCYLPMDSMTIVDSWFVSGMQGTGSDTAIAENVFIPDDQMVLMSERAGQIDNTKRHFGDPSDLLPAVPVVRTTGIAQLIGAVEAMVEIVAAEAPKKPVLTTFIPTRTQSGAYMRDLGEAAAMVNTAKLILFDLTAKLDRVGLGEEFTLAEKAQHRAAGSQMIELVHGASESLMFQAGSSAFALDKPINRYWRDVSMATRHIQNIPTIGYEIYGRNMTGADGISPPGAY from the coding sequence ATGGCCACCGTTGCCAAACTTAACGTCAATGACGCGGGTGGCTTCGCGTCAAAGGAAGTCGCAGACGGCTTTGTCGAACTGGCAAAGAGCCTGCGCCCGCTGCTTCAAAGCGAAGCACCCGCAGGCGAAAAGCTGCGCGCGCCGACCCCGGCGGTGGACAAGGCGCTGAAAGAAAACGGTCTGTTGCAGTTGCTGGTGCCCAAGCGGCTCGGCGGCCACGGCCTCTCGCCCACCGATTTCTGCCGCGTGCAGATCGAGATCGCCAAGGGCGATCCTGCCGTCAGCTGGGTCATGCAGATCATCAACGGCACCAGCTGGATCACCAGCCTTGCGCCTGATGGCGTGCAGGATGCCGTGTTCGGCGACGGTCCGCAGCCGGTCTGCGGCGCCTACAATCCTCCGGGCAAGGCGCGCAAGGTCGATGGCGGCTGGATCATCAACGGCAAGTGGCCCTACATGTCCGGCTCGCGCCAGTCGACCTGGGCGCAGCAGGGCGTGGTGCTCGAGGACTACGACGGTCCCGTCGTTCCCGGCATCAACATGTGCTACCTGCCGATGGATTCGATGACCATCGTCGACAGCTGGTTCGTCTCGGGCATGCAGGGCACCGGGTCTGACACCGCGATTGCGGAAAACGTGTTCATCCCCGACGACCAGATGGTCCTGATGAGCGAACGCGCCGGACAGATCGACAATACCAAGCGTCACTTCGGAGATCCGTCCGATCTGCTTCCCGCCGTTCCGGTGGTGCGCACCACCGGCATTGCCCAGCTGATCGGCGCGGTCGAGGCGATGGTCGAAATCGTTGCCGCCGAAGCGCCCAAGAAGCCGGTGCTGACCACGTTCATCCCCACGCGCACCCAGTCGGGCGCGTATATGCGTGATCTTGGTGAAGCCGCCGCGATGGTCAACACCGCCAAGCTGATCCTGTTCGATCTCACCGCCAAGCTCGACCGCGTCGGTCTGGGCGAGGAGTTCACACTCGCGGAGAAGGCACAGCACCGCGCAGCCGGTTCACAGATGATCGAACTGGTCCACGGCGCCAGTGAATCGCTGATGTTTCAGGCAGGCTCGTCGGCCTTCGCGCTCGACAAGCCGATCAACCGCTACTGGCGCGACGTTTCCATGGCGACGCGCCACATCCAGAACATCCCGACCATCGGCTATGAAATCTATGGTCGCAACATGACCGGTGCTGACGGTATCTCGCCTCCCGGCGCATACTGA
- a CDS encoding TetR/AcrR family transcriptional regulator, with the protein MKLLPQGEWGGTAVGEQYASVQKILDGTLRAIRTVGARRLSMRDISDASGVSRGTLYRYFASKEDVLAAVSEYVCASFEQGIAEVADANPDPMERFRAVMQFFAHFTIDRSPDRIFEVEPAFHLEFLRTHFPRHKAAVREALEPTLDYLERRVGEPINRDTLIETLVRLQLSTLVIPADEAWMRSWNESPEHILQWALQTVG; encoded by the coding sequence GTGAAACTTCTCCCACAAGGCGAATGGGGCGGCACCGCCGTCGGTGAGCAATATGCCAGCGTTCAGAAGATTCTGGACGGCACCTTGCGCGCCATTCGCACTGTGGGCGCACGACGCCTGTCGATGCGTGACATCAGCGATGCCAGCGGCGTCTCGCGCGGCACGCTCTACCGCTATTTCGCTTCGAAAGAGGACGTACTGGCGGCGGTTTCGGAATATGTCTGTGCCAGCTTCGAGCAGGGCATCGCCGAAGTTGCCGACGCGAATCCTGATCCGATGGAGCGCTTCCGCGCGGTGATGCAGTTCTTTGCACACTTCACCATTGATCGCTCGCCAGACCGCATCTTTGAGGTCGAGCCGGCGTTCCACCTTGAATTCCTGCGCACCCATTTCCCCCGTCACAAAGCCGCCGTGCGTGAAGCGCTGGAGCCGACACTCGATTATCTCGAACGCAGGGTCGGCGAGCCGATCAACCGCGACACCCTGATCGAGACGCTGGTCAGGCTCCAGCTCAGCACGCTGGTCATACCGGCGGACGAGGCCTGGATGCGCAGCTGGAATGAATCGCCCGAACACATACTTCAATGGGCACTGCAGACTGTCGGCTAA
- a CDS encoding SDR family oxidoreductase has product MTGLLQDKVAIVTGGAKGLGHGISRRMAREGSNLLITGRDGAATERVAAEIREEFGVGAVGISADMAVKDQVTGMIDRAVAEFGGLDTLVLNASALSPNILLEHKTDEMLEDTLKIGTYGSWWAMRAAFPHMKARGGGSIVTFYSIDAQTGAWLHSDYNMNKGAILGLTRSAAVEWGRYNIRTNAIAPTGMGQVFAELVDKVPGFLDMATASNPLKRAGDPENDIGPVVVFLASEMSRFVNGELINVDGGQHLPGYVSVPHNLAELEAGG; this is encoded by the coding sequence ATGACCGGGTTGCTGCAAGACAAGGTGGCCATCGTCACCGGCGGCGCCAAGGGCCTTGGCCATGGCATTTCGCGTCGTATGGCCCGCGAAGGCTCGAACCTGCTGATTACCGGACGCGACGGTGCGGCAACCGAGCGCGTTGCCGCTGAAATCCGCGAAGAGTTTGGCGTTGGCGCAGTGGGCATTTCTGCTGACATGGCGGTGAAGGATCAGGTCACCGGCATGATCGACCGGGCCGTGGCCGAATTTGGCGGCCTGGATACACTGGTGCTCAACGCCTCCGCGCTGTCGCCCAACATTCTGCTCGAACACAAGACCGACGAGATGCTTGAGGACACCCTCAAGATCGGTACGTACGGCAGCTGGTGGGCGATGCGCGCAGCATTCCCGCACATGAAAGCGCGCGGCGGTGGCTCGATCGTCACGTTCTATTCGATCGACGCCCAGACCGGCGCGTGGCTGCACAGCGACTACAATATGAACAAGGGCGCGATCCTTGGCCTGACGCGCTCCGCCGCCGTCGAGTGGGGCCGCTACAACATTCGCACCAACGCGATTGCCCCCACCGGCATGGGCCAGGTCTTTGCCGAACTGGTCGACAAGGTGCCGGGCTTCCTCGACATGGCGACTGCCAGCAATCCGCTCAAGCGGGCAGGCGATCCCGAGAACGACATCGGCCCGGTGGTGGTTTTCCTCGCATCGGAAATGTCCCGTTTCGTGAACGGTGAACTGATCAACGTCGATGGCGGCCAGCACCTGCCGGGCTACGTCAGCGTGCCGCACAATCTGGCAGAACTGGAGGCAGGCGGGTGA
- a CDS encoding FAD-dependent oxidoreductase, translated as MTATAPHVVPHVVVVGSGLAGYGVLRELRKLAPDARLTLVTHDDGHFYSKPALSTALAKGKVADTLVTTPGEKMAAQLKLDLRCGREAEGIDTGGKVLLTTGGPVFYDKLVLALGADPVRPPIAGDAAHLAIAVNSLDHYREFREKLPDGARVLIMGAGLVGTEFANDLVTNGYKPVVVDMLGHPLAQLIPAEVGDKVRETLAGHGVEWHLGRKVVSLDKLPEGGFRGTLDDGTQIAADIILSAVGLRPNTDLAREAGLDVGRGIKVDQTGRTSDPSIYAIGDCAEYPHGLAAYVTPIMAAARAIAPSVLGTPTDIRFPTLSVQVKTTTYPIVLLPKPAQAEGQWELADDTESGLKYLFVDNEGVTRGYVLTRDRCQERTELDRMLIEPLRENVA; from the coding sequence ATGACCGCGACTGCACCCCATGTTGTCCCCCATGTCGTGGTAGTGGGCAGTGGCCTTGCAGGCTACGGCGTCCTGCGTGAGCTCAGAAAGCTTGCGCCGGACGCCCGCCTGACGCTCGTCACCCATGACGACGGGCACTTTTACTCCAAGCCCGCGCTGTCCACCGCGCTGGCCAAGGGCAAGGTCGCCGATACCCTGGTGACCACACCCGGCGAGAAGATGGCGGCGCAGCTCAAGCTCGATCTGCGGTGCGGACGCGAAGCCGAAGGCATCGATACCGGCGGCAAGGTGCTGCTGACCACCGGCGGCCCTGTCTTTTACGACAAGCTGGTGCTGGCACTTGGCGCGGACCCCGTCCGCCCACCGATCGCTGGCGACGCCGCACATCTGGCAATCGCGGTCAATTCACTCGATCATTACCGCGAATTCCGCGAGAAATTGCCCGACGGCGCGCGCGTGCTGATCATGGGTGCAGGGCTTGTCGGCACCGAATTTGCCAATGATCTTGTCACCAACGGCTACAAGCCGGTGGTGGTCGACATGCTCGGCCATCCACTGGCGCAACTTATACCCGCCGAAGTGGGTGACAAGGTCCGCGAGACTTTGGCAGGGCACGGCGTCGAATGGCACCTTGGCCGCAAGGTCGTTTCGCTCGACAAGCTGCCCGAGGGCGGCTTTCGCGGCACGCTTGACGATGGCACGCAGATCGCTGCCGATATCATCCTCTCGGCAGTGGGCCTGCGCCCCAACACCGACCTCGCGCGCGAGGCCGGGCTGGACGTTGGGCGCGGGATCAAGGTCGACCAGACCGGCCGCACCAGCGATCCGTCGATTTACGCCATCGGTGATTGCGCGGAATATCCGCATGGCCTTGCTGCCTATGTCACCCCGATCATGGCCGCGGCTCGCGCGATTGCGCCCAGCGTGCTCGGCACGCCCACGGACATCCGCTTCCCGACCCTGTCGGTGCAGGTAAAAACCACGACATACCCGATTGTGCTGCTTCCCAAGCCGGCCCAAGCCGAGGGACAGTGGGAACTGGCTGATGACACGGAATCGGGCCTGAAATATCTGTTTGTCGATAATGAAGGCGTGACGCGCGGCTATGTGCTGACCCGCGATCGCTGCCAGGAGAGAACCGAGTTGGACAGAATGTTGATCGAGCCGCTGCGCGAGAACGTTGCATGA
- a CDS encoding 3-phenylpropionate/cinnamic acid dioxygenase subunit beta, with amino-acid sequence MVNYATAAVEKAGVMRGLVSTNRVPLGSEIYNRLLETLYDEAAALDERRFDDWVAMLEEDLLYTAPVRLTRNGPNKDRDVMRTMMHFDDNYSSILMRTGRLSKSAWAEDPPSRTRRFVTNTRVAECETAGEYEVSSYLYVERSRFDVAHNETLSAERRDIWRLVGDAYKLARREIIVDQSTLGMSNLAIFL; translated from the coding sequence ATGGTAAATTATGCGACCGCGGCTGTCGAAAAGGCAGGCGTGATGCGGGGACTGGTCTCCACCAACCGGGTGCCGCTCGGATCTGAGATCTACAACCGCCTGCTTGAAACGCTCTATGACGAAGCCGCCGCTCTGGATGAACGCCGGTTCGACGACTGGGTGGCGATGCTGGAGGAAGACCTTCTCTACACCGCGCCCGTCCGGCTTACGCGCAATGGTCCCAACAAGGACCGCGACGTGATGCGCACGATGATGCATTTCGACGACAACTATTCGTCGATCCTGATGCGCACCGGGCGTCTTTCCAAGAGCGCATGGGCCGAAGACCCGCCCTCGCGCACCCGTCGCTTCGTCACCAACACCCGTGTTGCCGAATGCGAAACAGCCGGCGAATACGAAGTGTCGAGCTACCTTTACGTTGAGCGCAGCCGCTTCGATGTTGCGCACAACGAGACGCTCAGCGCCGAACGCCGCGACATCTGGCGTCTGGTCGGCGACGCCTACAAGCTTGCGCGCCGCGAGATCATCGTCGACCAGTCCACGCTGGGCATGTCGAATCTGGCGATCTTCCTCTAA
- a CDS encoding aromatic ring-hydroxylating dioxygenase subunit alpha: MLQKATFTLADGATLDDLVKRDTNEVMLRVMSDEELYKLEMERIFAKTWLLLAHDTEIPKAGDFVVRDMGEDQVIVTRDRNDEIHVSLNVCPHRGMKVCTAEAGNAHAHRCIYHGWAFRPDGSFIGAPVEKEQMHGNRLGKDQLGLKKARVQVYGGLIFATWDIEGPSFDEYLGDMKYYLDQLFCRTDSGLEMLGPPQRFVLPCNWKIPGEQSGSDGFHTLTLHRSLMEGGVMGGTAESIYDNAPGMYGVDVSCEQGHSLRCLEAAQTFKMFSDISFEGKSVEERLAMLPPPGITKELIPQLFKNLSADQVEQLATIPPQVGGLFPNILVAFIFAPRTDGGSSGALALHTYVPRGPDKVEFINFIFAEKDAPEQVKRDMLQNSIQQTGTSGIIEQDDADTWPQIMRNARGVVSKDITLKYQALHGHERPEGWKGGGLLYPGFTKDDTQWNWWMAYYNLMAEA, from the coding sequence ATGCTTCAAAAAGCAACGTTCACGCTGGCTGACGGCGCGACACTCGATGATCTCGTCAAGCGCGACACGAACGAAGTCATGCTGCGGGTGATGAGTGACGAAGAGCTGTACAAGCTCGAGATGGAGCGCATCTTCGCCAAGACCTGGCTGCTCCTCGCGCACGATACCGAAATCCCCAAGGCCGGCGATTTCGTGGTGCGCGACATGGGCGAGGATCAGGTGATCGTGACCCGCGATCGCAACGACGAAATCCATGTTTCACTCAACGTCTGCCCGCATCGCGGCATGAAGGTGTGCACGGCCGAAGCCGGTAACGCCCACGCGCACCGCTGCATCTATCACGGCTGGGCGTTCCGTCCCGACGGCAGCTTCATCGGTGCGCCTGTTGAAAAGGAACAGATGCACGGCAACCGTCTGGGCAAGGACCAGCTCGGCCTCAAGAAGGCGCGCGTGCAGGTCTATGGCGGGTTGATCTTCGCCACCTGGGACATCGAAGGGCCTTCGTTCGACGAATATCTCGGCGATATGAAGTACTATCTCGACCAGCTGTTCTGTCGCACCGATTCCGGCCTCGAAATGCTCGGACCCCCGCAGCGCTTCGTGCTGCCGTGCAACTGGAAGATCCCCGGCGAACAGTCGGGTTCTGACGGCTTCCACACGCTCACGCTCCATCGCTCGCTGATGGAAGGCGGCGTGATGGGCGGCACGGCTGAATCGATCTATGATAACGCGCCGGGCATGTACGGCGTCGACGTCAGTTGCGAGCAGGGTCACTCTTTGCGCTGCCTCGAAGCGGCACAGACTTTCAAGATGTTCTCGGACATCAGCTTTGAAGGCAAGTCTGTCGAGGAACGCCTTGCGATGCTGCCCCCGCCGGGCATCACCAAGGAGCTGATTCCGCAGCTGTTCAAGAACCTGTCGGCCGATCAGGTCGAACAGCTCGCCACGATCCCGCCGCAGGTTGGCGGCCTGTTCCCCAACATCCTCGTCGCGTTCATCTTTGCGCCGCGCACGGATGGTGGCTCGTCGGGTGCGCTCGCGCTGCACACTTATGTGCCGCGCGGCCCGGACAAGGTGGAGTTCATCAACTTCATCTTCGCCGAAAAGGATGCGCCCGAGCAGGTCAAGCGGGACATGCTGCAGAACTCGATCCAGCAGACCGGCACCTCGGGCATCATCGAACAGGACGATGCCGACACCTGGCCGCAGATCATGCGCAATGCGCGCGGCGTGGTCAGCAAGGACATCACGCTCAAGTATCAGGCGCTCCACGGGCACGAACGTCCCGAAGGCTGGAAGGGTGGCGGCTTGCTCTACCCCGGCTTCACCAAGGACGACACCCAGTGGAACTGGTGGATGGCCTATTACAACCTGATGGCTGAAGCCTGA
- a CDS encoding ferredoxin — MSNRLKVVIDKPACCGYGVCAEICPEVYKLDENGIVYVDDEIVPEGLEDRAREGAEACPQAALAIVEA; from the coding sequence ATGTCCAACCGCTTGAAAGTCGTGATCGATAAGCCTGCATGCTGCGGCTATGGCGTCTGCGCCGAAATCTGCCCTGAAGTGTACAAGCTTGACGAAAACGGCATCGTCTATGTTGACGACGAAATCGTGCCCGAAGGCCTTGAAGACCGTGCCCGCGAAGGCGCCGAAGCCTGTCCGCAGGCCGCGCTCGCCATCGTCGAGGCGTGA
- a CDS encoding aromatic ring-hydroxylating dioxygenase subunit alpha has product MQTDALDLLQRTMEAQLVRSEHPADFPYLPPVPSSRYTDPGFAKLEHDGLWMRNWLLAGHVSELPEAGSYFLFHQLDQSVIISRAKDGAIRAFHNSCRHRGSALLLEQKGKAMRFVCPYHAWGYSLEGELKSVPDQHDFTCLNKADNSLKPVRCEVNRGMIFINFDENAGPLDDFLAPQSAQKEGYPIENMVVKDRLLVEMDCNWKLALHNFLEIYHVATVHAKTLAPYLNSQSFVIALFANGHMRFATRKKKGDSIFDQQLYKPDNVAEVFSECTIALPTFPNTFFALDPGGFSLQSFWPAGPDKSIMEVRLMGWDVDTEADKQHWQAMNGIVRNILSEDLCLFRSIQRSLTQGTIPHLTFGYQERALYWFEEEVDRRIGIDSIPESQRVAQVLAGQMVR; this is encoded by the coding sequence ATGCAAACTGACGCCTTGGACCTGCTGCAGCGGACAATGGAAGCGCAGCTGGTGCGCTCCGAACATCCGGCCGATTTCCCCTACCTGCCGCCCGTCCCGTCAAGCCGCTACACCGATCCCGGCTTCGCCAAGCTGGAACATGACGGGCTGTGGATGCGCAACTGGCTGCTGGCCGGCCATGTTTCCGAACTGCCCGAAGCCGGGTCATATTTCCTGTTCCACCAGCTGGACCAGTCCGTCATCATTTCGCGCGCGAAGGACGGCGCGATCCGGGCCTTCCACAATTCGTGCAGGCATCGCGGTTCGGCGCTCCTGCTTGAACAGAAGGGCAAGGCGATGCGGTTCGTCTGCCCTTATCACGCTTGGGGTTATTCGCTGGAAGGCGAGCTGAAATCGGTTCCCGACCAGCATGATTTCACCTGCCTGAACAAGGCCGACAATAGCCTGAAGCCGGTGCGGTGCGAGGTCAACCGCGGCATGATCTTCATCAATTTCGATGAGAATGCCGGACCGCTCGATGATTTCCTGGCGCCGCAATCGGCGCAGAAGGAAGGCTATCCGATCGAGAACATGGTCGTCAAAGACCGGCTGCTCGTGGAAATGGACTGCAACTGGAAGCTGGCGCTGCACAACTTCCTCGAAATCTATCACGTCGCGACCGTCCACGCGAAGACGCTCGCCCCCTATCTCAATTCGCAAAGCTTCGTGATCGCGCTTTTCGCCAATGGCCACATGCGGTTTGCCACGCGCAAGAAGAAGGGCGATTCGATCTTCGACCAGCAGCTCTACAAGCCGGACAACGTGGCCGAGGTTTTCAGCGAGTGCACGATCGCGCTGCCGACTTTCCCCAACACCTTCTTCGCGCTCGACCCCGGCGGGTTCTCGCTGCAGAGCTTCTGGCCTGCAGGTCCTGACAAATCGATCATGGAAGTCCGCCTGATGGGCTGGGATGTCGACACCGAAGCCGACAAGCAGCACTGGCAGGCCATGAACGGCATTGTGCGCAACATTCTGTCGGAAGATCTGTGCCTGTTTCGCTCGATTCAGCGGTCATTGACCCAGGGCACGATTCCGCACCTGACCTTCGGCTATCAGGAGCGCGCTCTCTACTGGTTCGAGGAAGAAGTTGACCGCCGCATCGGTATCGATTCGATCCCCGAATCGCAGCGCGTCGCACAAGTGCTGGCAGGGCAGATGGTGCGCTGA
- a CDS encoding nuclear transport factor 2 family protein yields the protein MGIEQNKAVVRSWFDAVNRGDEAAILATTAEDFNFMTMARQPEWLLYNWNRDQFSKVPSTMSTVLKSPIQLTVLDMTAEGDRVAVEAETDMEMLNGRRYNNAYHFVFKLRDGKFTEVREYSCSFLAQSCFGAVTPDDPAASKMADA from the coding sequence ATGGGAATCGAGCAAAACAAGGCCGTCGTGCGCAGCTGGTTCGACGCTGTCAATCGCGGCGACGAAGCGGCGATCCTGGCGACCACCGCCGAAGATTTCAACTTCATGACCATGGCGCGCCAGCCCGAGTGGTTGCTCTACAACTGGAACCGCGACCAGTTCTCCAAGGTGCCCTCGACGATGTCGACGGTGCTGAAATCGCCCATCCAGCTGACCGTTCTGGACATGACTGCGGAAGGCGACCGGGTTGCGGTCGAGGCCGAGACCGACATGGAGATGCTCAACGGCCGCCGCTACAACAACGCCTATCATTTCGTGTTCAAGCTGCGCGACGGCAAGTTCACCGAAGTGCGCGAATACAGCTGCAGCTTCCTTGCGCAGAGCTGCTTCGGCGCGGTCACGCCCGATGATCCCGCCGCCTCGAAGATGGCAGACGCCTGA
- a CDS encoding AraC family transcriptional regulator, whose protein sequence is MPNMSGSSVSAVYDVPDSGGMDCRVAGRLVLPRATVELHHYRFTGPQSGVFRSGRGFLDLALSRRPGAPQGHYTAAPGKGPLPMGDIICIPAGQDLETRWGEGEQMSICCGFDTLLGGDDDLIANCHTLDASLDVRSPHVRDALARLAREIACPDFGSALLADALLTQVGVELYRYFKRSAAAPVDGESLSRLSAVQMRRIDEAIEQPGKLPGVAELALLCEVSTRHFFRLFRATTGQTLATYAAERRIARAKALLVQARPPIKEIAWRCGFETPAAFSAAFRKAAGMTPKAFRQAVWQ, encoded by the coding sequence ATGCCCAATATGTCCGGGTCCAGTGTTTCGGCGGTTTACGATGTCCCCGACAGCGGCGGCATGGATTGCCGTGTGGCGGGGCGCTTGGTGCTGCCGCGTGCGACGGTGGAACTGCACCACTACCGGTTCACCGGGCCGCAGAGCGGAGTGTTCCGCTCGGGCCGCGGGTTCCTCGACCTTGCGCTTTCACGCCGTCCGGGCGCGCCGCAGGGGCATTATACCGCTGCGCCGGGCAAAGGGCCGCTGCCGATGGGCGACATCATCTGCATCCCCGCCGGACAGGATCTGGAAACGCGCTGGGGCGAGGGCGAACAGATGTCTATCTGCTGCGGGTTCGATACGCTGCTCGGCGGCGATGATGATCTCATTGCCAATTGCCACACGCTCGACGCCTCGCTTGACGTGCGCAGCCCGCACGTGCGCGATGCGCTGGCGCGTCTGGCGCGCGAGATTGCCTGTCCCGATTTCGGGAGTGCTCTGCTGGCCGATGCACTGCTGACTCAAGTCGGCGTGGAACTGTACCGTTATTTCAAGCGCAGCGCGGCAGCACCTGTTGATGGCGAAAGTCTTTCGCGCCTTAGCGCTGTCCAGATGCGCCGGATCGACGAGGCGATCGAGCAGCCTGGCAAGCTGCCGGGCGTGGCCGAGCTCGCGCTGCTGTGCGAGGTCAGCACGCGGCACTTCTTCCGGCTGTTCCGCGCCACGACCGGGCAGACGCTTGCCACTTACGCCGCAGAGCGCCGCATTGCGCGGGCCAAGGCTCTGCTGGTGCAGGCCCGCCCGCCGATCAAGGAAATCGCCTGGCGCTGCGGCTTCGAAACCCCCGCGGCGTTCTCGGCCGCCTTTCGCAAGGCTGCGGGGATGACGCCCAAGGCGTTCCGGCAGGCGGTCTGGCAATGA
- a CDS encoding SDR family oxidoreductase, with amino-acid sequence MTTNMFDLSGKVALVTGANSGLGFAFARGLAKAGADIVIWGRRADKNEEAAEKLRSYGVRVITESVDVCDDAAIVAGVDRAVAELGRIDIAVANAGIARQVPFVDMDRKAYRELIDVNLDGAVFTLRAVARHMVDRALAGDPGGSLIICGSGSIAQGVPTLAHYGIAKGGLNSLAKALAAELGPHGIRCNVIAPGFIETEMTFADPEIGAMMAVGVSARVPLGRIGQPEDLEGAAVYLASDAARYHTGDTLVIDGGKLFAN; translated from the coding sequence TTGACCACGAACATGTTCGATCTTTCGGGCAAGGTGGCACTGGTCACCGGCGCGAATTCAGGACTGGGTTTCGCCTTTGCGCGCGGCCTTGCCAAAGCCGGTGCCGATATCGTGATCTGGGGCCGCCGCGCCGACAAGAACGAGGAAGCCGCTGAAAAGCTGCGCAGCTATGGCGTGCGCGTCATCACCGAAAGCGTCGATGTCTGCGATGACGCGGCGATTGTCGCAGGCGTAGACCGCGCGGTGGCGGAACTTGGCCGGATCGACATTGCCGTGGCCAATGCCGGGATCGCGCGGCAGGTGCCGTTCGTCGACATGGACCGCAAGGCCTACCGCGAACTGATCGACGTCAACCTCGATGGCGCGGTGTTCACGCTGCGCGCGGTGGCCAGACACATGGTCGACCGTGCGCTTGCGGGCGATCCCGGCGGCTCACTGATCATCTGCGGCAGTGGCTCCATCGCCCAAGGCGTGCCGACCTTGGCGCATTATGGCATCGCCAAGGGCGGGCTCAATTCACTGGCCAAGGCGCTGGCGGCGGAACTGGGGCCGCATGGCATCCGCTGCAACGTCATCGCGCCCGGCTTCATCGAGACCGAGATGACCTTTGCCGACCCCGAGATCGGCGCGATGATGGCGGTGGGCGTTTCGGCCCGCGTTCCGCTCGGCCGCATCGGCCAGCCCGAGGATCTGGAAGGCGCGGCGGTCTATCTCGCCAGCGACGCGGCACGCTATCACACCGGCGATACGCTGGTGATCGATGGCGGCAAGCTCTTCGCCAACTGA